A single region of the Nicotiana sylvestris chromosome 6, ASM39365v2, whole genome shotgun sequence genome encodes:
- the LOC104229108 gene encoding transcription factor MYB30-like has translation MARTRCYDKSGLKKGTWTPDEDRKLAAYVSKYGCWNWRQLPKFAGLARCGKSCRLRWLNYLQPNIKRGNYTKEEDEIIMKLHAEIGNKWSVIAAHLPGRSDNDIKNHWHTSLKKRSTREYSTSTDSIKRSSNNSYQANSQKKRRENETQLNANESFQLSPMQSCSTEVSSCATIDQNVENIHGEREVFQEEIFEVSSGSFWTEPFLVDSFNTASDCFVPSFDDHGVFVSPFSPVMSYGELLCSYY, from the exons ATGGCAAGGACACGTTGCTATGACAAAAGTGGATTGAAGAAGGGAACTTGGACACCTGATGAAGATAGGAAATTAGCAGCTTATGTTAGTAAATATGGTTGCTGGAATTGGCGTCAACTTCCCAAGTTTGCTG GATTAGCTAGGTGTGGGAAGAGCTGCAGACTGAGATGGCTGAATTATCTCCAACCAAATATCAAAAGAGGAAACTATactaaagaagaagatgaaattaTCATGAAGCTCCACGCAGAAATTGGAAACAA ATGGTCGGTAATTGCTGCTCACTTACCTGGAAGATCAGACAATGACATAAAGAATCATTGGCACACCTCTCTCAAAAAGAGATCAACTCGGGAATATTCAACTTCAACTGACTCAATAAAGAGATCATCTAACAACAGTTATCAAGCCAACAGTCAAAAAAAGAGACGTGAAAATGAAACTCAACTAAATGCAAATGAGAGTTTTCAATTGTCACCGATGCAATCATGCAGTACTGAGGTTTCTTCTTGTGCTACAATTGATCAAAATGTGGAAAATATACATGGCGAACGCGAGGTTTTTCAAGAAGAAATATTTGAAGTATCTAGCGGAAGTTTTTGGACAGAACCATTTTTAGTAGATAGTTTTAACACTGCTAGTGATTGTTTTGTACCATCATTCGATGATCATGGAGTATTTGTATCTCCATTTTCCCCTGTTATGAGCTATGGTGAATTACTATGCTCATATTATTAA